The Achromobacter deleyi genome has a window encoding:
- a CDS encoding ABC transporter ATP-binding protein, with amino-acid sequence MSSTTASSSAPLLSVRGVSVDFNTESGVFRAVDSLDFEVQPGRTLAIVGESGSGKSVTSMAIMRLTDYTSGRIATGQILFRDSADREVDLTAATDEQMRAIRGNDIAMIFQEPMTSLNPVFTIGDQIVEAIMLHQQLSRSAARQSARKLLEKVRLPDAEQLLDRYPHQLSGGMRQRVMIAMALSCQPRLLIADEPTTALDVTIQAQILNTIRELQRDLGTAVIFITHDMGVVAEMADDVVVMLRGKKVEQGTVDEIFNAPKHPYTRALLAAVPRLGSLTGRDLPLRTPQTVLEGDTLREVGETREQDTASYEEPVLRVDKLTTRFDVGHNLFGRVTHRVHAVEEVSFDVYPGETLALVGESGSGKSTIGKTLQQLVAPTSGAVRYNGQNIFSMDSAGRQRLRQEIQYIFQDPYASLDPRKTVAFSIAEPIRTHGLLSGEDAIARRVGELLEQVGLKPEHAKRYPHEFSGGQRQRVCIARALASDPKLIIADESVSALDVSIQAQILNLLMDLQKDRGLSYLFITHDMAVVEKVSHRVAVLYLGQIVELGTRRQIFESPQHAYTRKLLAAVPVAEPGRHIDTSLIEGEIPSPVRRVGDEPAIIPLIEFAPGHQVARAA; translated from the coding sequence TTGTCTAGCACCACTGCCTCTTCTTCCGCCCCGCTGCTTTCCGTGCGCGGCGTATCGGTCGACTTCAATACCGAAAGCGGCGTGTTCCGCGCCGTGGACAGTCTGGATTTCGAGGTGCAGCCCGGCAGGACGCTGGCCATCGTCGGCGAATCCGGTTCGGGCAAGTCGGTCACGTCCATGGCCATCATGCGCCTGACCGACTACACCAGCGGCCGCATCGCGACGGGGCAGATCCTGTTTCGCGACAGTGCCGACCGCGAGGTCGACCTGACCGCGGCCACCGACGAGCAGATGCGCGCGATCCGCGGCAACGACATCGCGATGATCTTCCAGGAGCCGATGACGTCGCTGAACCCGGTGTTCACGATCGGCGACCAGATCGTCGAAGCCATCATGCTGCACCAGCAGCTGTCGCGCTCGGCGGCCCGTCAGTCGGCGCGCAAGCTGCTTGAGAAAGTGCGCCTGCCGGACGCCGAGCAACTGCTGGACCGCTATCCGCATCAGTTGTCGGGCGGTATGCGCCAGCGCGTGATGATCGCGATGGCGCTGTCGTGCCAGCCGCGGCTTTTGATCGCCGACGAGCCCACCACCGCGCTGGACGTCACCATCCAGGCGCAGATCCTGAACACCATCCGCGAACTGCAGCGCGACCTGGGCACCGCCGTCATCTTCATCACGCACGACATGGGCGTGGTGGCCGAGATGGCCGACGACGTGGTGGTGATGCTGCGCGGCAAGAAGGTCGAGCAAGGCACCGTCGACGAGATCTTCAACGCGCCCAAGCACCCCTATACCCGCGCGCTGCTGGCCGCGGTGCCGCGCCTGGGCAGCCTGACCGGCCGCGACCTGCCGCTGCGCACGCCGCAGACCGTCCTGGAAGGCGACACGCTGCGCGAAGTGGGCGAAACCCGCGAACAGGATACGGCCAGCTATGAAGAGCCGGTGCTGCGCGTGGACAAGCTGACCACGCGTTTTGACGTGGGTCACAACCTGTTTGGCCGTGTCACGCACCGCGTTCATGCGGTGGAGGAAGTGAGCTTCGACGTCTACCCCGGTGAAACGCTGGCGCTGGTGGGCGAGTCGGGCAGTGGCAAATCCACCATCGGCAAGACCTTGCAGCAACTCGTGGCGCCGACCTCCGGCGCGGTGCGCTACAACGGCCAGAACATTTTCTCGATGGACAGCGCCGGCCGCCAGCGCCTGCGCCAGGAGATCCAATACATCTTCCAGGATCCCTACGCGTCGCTGGATCCGCGCAAGACCGTGGCCTTCAGCATCGCGGAACCGATCCGCACTCACGGCCTCCTGTCCGGCGAGGACGCGATTGCCCGCCGCGTGGGCGAACTGCTGGAACAGGTGGGATTGAAGCCCGAACACGCCAAGCGTTATCCGCACGAGTTCTCGGGTGGCCAGCGCCAGCGCGTGTGCATCGCGCGCGCATTGGCCAGCGACCCCAAGCTGATCATCGCGGACGAATCCGTATCGGCGCTGGACGTGTCGATCCAGGCGCAGATCCTGAACCTGCTGATGGACCTGCAGAAGGATCGCGGGCTGTCTTATCTGTTCATCACCCACGACATGGCGGTGGTGGAAAAGGTGAGCCATCGCGTCGCGGTGCTGTACCTGGGCCAGATCGTCGAACTCGGCACGCGCCGCCAGATCTTTGAATCGCCGCAGCATGCATATACCCGCAAGCTGCTGGCCGCAGTCCCCGTGGCCGAACCCGGCCGCCATATCGACACGTCTCTGATCGAAGGCGAAATTCCCAGCCCGGTGCGCCGCGTGGGCGACGAACCCGCCATCATTCCCCTGATCGAATTCGCGCCCGGCCACCAGGTGGCCCGGGCAGCCTGA
- a CDS encoding ABC transporter substrate-binding protein — MQFLRTTFTATALTLALGGALPAVFSTAHAAGTLNVAINQDPGSWDPIDTFVTFWGSVGGNLYDGLTMRGADLKLQPGLATSWEYLDDNKRLRFKLREGVKFHNGEPFNAEAVKFTFERLLGAEGAKGPQKSNYDSIGEIKVVDEYTVDFILKQPDPVLLTKLAGYGAMIVPPKYIKEKGEDNFNTNPVGTGPFKFESYQPKVNVTLARNDEYWGGKPKLDKVVYRFIGEPGTQVAELQAGRIDIATLIPLGLIDTVKKSGNADVISTGGPVAFALRYNTKNGITQHRDVRRALIMAVDRDAIVKQLLLGQAKTIASFQGPQSFGYNPEQKPLPFNPAEAKKLLAAAGVKPGATVQIDVRGSDSNFREVAQAVSGYLQAVGVRATIKPYETGVLLNDIIPGGKTGEMWQNQWGGWTYDYDNTAYLMYHTGQKWNPYDNDAKLNTMLEAQRTVYDVKKREVMLQEIAAYVADQALELPLYSLNTIVGVNKRVKNLEVPGDIRFRFVDTAVE, encoded by the coding sequence ATGCAATTCTTACGCACCACCTTCACCGCCACCGCCCTGACCCTGGCGCTGGGCGGCGCGCTGCCCGCCGTTTTCTCGACCGCGCACGCCGCCGGCACACTCAACGTGGCCATCAACCAGGATCCGGGCAGCTGGGATCCGATCGACACCTTCGTGACCTTCTGGGGTTCGGTGGGCGGCAACCTGTACGACGGCCTGACCATGCGCGGCGCGGACCTGAAGCTGCAGCCGGGCCTGGCCACCAGCTGGGAATACCTGGACGACAACAAGCGCCTGCGCTTCAAGCTGCGCGAAGGCGTCAAGTTCCACAACGGCGAGCCCTTCAACGCCGAAGCCGTGAAGTTCACCTTCGAGCGCCTCTTGGGCGCGGAAGGCGCCAAGGGTCCGCAAAAGTCCAACTACGACTCGATCGGCGAGATCAAGGTGGTGGACGAATACACGGTGGACTTCATCCTGAAGCAGCCCGACCCGGTCCTGCTGACCAAGCTGGCCGGCTACGGCGCGATGATCGTGCCGCCCAAGTACATCAAGGAAAAGGGCGAAGACAACTTCAACACGAATCCGGTCGGCACCGGCCCGTTCAAGTTTGAAAGCTACCAGCCCAAGGTCAACGTGACGCTCGCGCGCAACGATGAATACTGGGGCGGCAAGCCCAAGCTGGACAAGGTCGTCTACCGCTTCATCGGCGAGCCCGGCACGCAGGTCGCCGAGCTGCAGGCCGGCCGTATCGACATCGCCACGCTGATCCCGCTGGGCCTGATCGACACCGTGAAGAAATCGGGCAACGCCGATGTGATCTCCACCGGCGGCCCCGTGGCCTTCGCGCTGCGCTACAACACCAAGAACGGCATCACCCAGCATCGCGACGTGCGCCGCGCGCTGATCATGGCCGTCGACCGCGATGCCATCGTCAAGCAGCTGCTGCTGGGCCAGGCCAAGACCATCGCCAGCTTCCAGGGCCCGCAATCGTTCGGCTACAACCCCGAGCAGAAGCCCCTGCCCTTCAACCCCGCAGAAGCCAAGAAGCTGCTGGCCGCGGCAGGCGTGAAGCCCGGCGCCACGGTGCAGATCGACGTGCGCGGCAGCGATTCGAACTTCCGCGAAGTGGCCCAGGCCGTGTCCGGCTACCTGCAGGCCGTGGGCGTGCGCGCCACGATCAAGCCGTACGAAACCGGCGTGCTGCTCAACGACATCATCCCCGGCGGCAAGACCGGCGAGATGTGGCAGAACCAGTGGGGCGGCTGGACGTACGACTACGACAACACGGCCTACCTGATGTATCACACGGGCCAGAAGTGGAATCCGTACGACAACGACGCCAAGCTCAACACCATGCTTGAAGCGCAACGCACCGTCTACGACGTGAAGAAGCGCGAAGTCATGCTGCAGGAGATTGCCGCCTACGTGGCCGACCAGGCGCTGGAACTGCCGCTGTACAGCCTGAACACGATCGTGGGCGTGAACAAGCGTGTGAAGAACCTGGAGGTTCCGGGCGATATCCGCTTCCGTTTCGTTGACACGGCCGTAGAGTAG
- a CDS encoding bactofilin family protein — translation MLKKARKRTFEITGLSSLIFGNVAIKGDVSFSGGVRVDGRIEGDVTGVPNEKNLIVVSEKGSIVGRVCVYDAIVNGTITGDLVVEHFLELQVNARVTGNIVYRQLQMECGAVVDGKLERVDDVQERDPEAADLIAVG, via the coding sequence ATGCTGAAAAAGGCGCGGAAGCGGACGTTTGAAATCACCGGGCTGTCGAGCCTGATTTTCGGCAACGTGGCGATCAAAGGCGATGTGTCATTCAGCGGCGGAGTCCGCGTGGACGGTCGTATCGAAGGCGACGTGACCGGCGTTCCAAATGAGAAGAACCTGATCGTCGTCAGCGAGAAGGGCAGTATCGTGGGTCGCGTCTGCGTCTATGACGCGATTGTGAACGGCACGATTACCGGTGATCTCGTGGTCGAGCATTTTCTGGAACTGCAGGTGAACGCGCGCGTCACCGGCAATATCGTGTACCGGCAATTGCAGATGGAATGCGGCGCGGTGGTCGATGGCAAGCTGGAACGCGTCGACGATGTACAGGAACGGGACCCCGAAGCCGCCGACCTGATCGCCGTCGGCTAG
- a CDS encoding aminotransferase class V-fold PLP-dependent enzyme, which translates to MTTLTAAAPVRVPAKTGPLQQFQDSLKTGDVAAALAEGLIGKDAFIEGPFGAKALVYADYVASGRALMQVERFVLEQVLPYYANSHTEASYCGGFITRLRREARAAVARCCGANEEHAVIFAGSGATAGINRLVHLFGVHAAIAAGRKVRVVIGPYEHHSNILPWRECGADIIELEESAEGGPDLAQLAAALECTDDTLVICALSAASNVTGIVADVPAITRLVKRSGAKMLWDYAGGAPYLSIRMSPAADAQIDAIVFSPHKFIGGPGASGVLIVRHDAVLDTTPTWPGGGTVKFVSPLGHDYSASLESREEAGTPNVVGDIRAALVLLVKEALGADFMQQRNAHFVQRALAAWQGSEQLELLGSLTANRLPIFSFRVRNGKGGFVHQQLVTRMLSDRYGIQARGGCACAGPYVHRLLEIDEGRSLQMRQAILDGREIEKPGFIRLNFSALLSDDKADFILESVLALAADATGFEHLYGFDPSRAIFYPHIADMKAA; encoded by the coding sequence ATGACTACGCTTACCGCCGCGGCCCCGGTCCGGGTCCCGGCCAAGACGGGACCGTTGCAGCAATTTCAAGACAGCCTGAAAACCGGAGATGTCGCCGCGGCGCTCGCCGAAGGGCTCATCGGCAAGGATGCTTTCATTGAAGGCCCGTTTGGCGCTAAAGCGCTGGTCTATGCCGACTATGTCGCGTCCGGCCGGGCGCTGATGCAAGTGGAGCGCTTCGTTCTTGAGCAAGTGCTTCCGTATTACGCCAACTCGCATACCGAGGCCTCCTATTGCGGTGGATTCATTACGCGTTTGCGCCGCGAGGCGCGGGCCGCAGTCGCCCGGTGCTGCGGCGCGAACGAAGAACATGCGGTCATTTTTGCCGGTTCGGGCGCAACGGCGGGCATCAACAGATTGGTGCACCTTTTCGGCGTGCACGCGGCGATTGCCGCGGGCAGGAAAGTCCGCGTGGTCATCGGCCCGTACGAGCATCATTCGAATATCTTGCCCTGGCGCGAATGCGGCGCCGACATCATTGAGCTGGAAGAAAGCGCGGAAGGCGGACCGGACCTGGCCCAACTGGCCGCGGCACTGGAGTGCACGGACGATACGCTCGTTATCTGCGCGCTGTCGGCGGCCTCCAACGTGACCGGCATTGTTGCGGATGTTCCCGCCATCACCCGGCTGGTGAAGCGCTCGGGCGCGAAGATGCTGTGGGACTATGCCGGCGGCGCGCCGTATCTGTCCATCCGGATGTCGCCGGCAGCCGATGCGCAGATCGACGCCATTGTTTTCTCGCCGCACAAATTCATTGGTGGCCCCGGCGCATCCGGCGTGCTGATCGTGCGCCACGACGCGGTCCTCGACACCACGCCGACCTGGCCCGGCGGCGGCACCGTCAAATTCGTTTCGCCCCTTGGCCACGATTACAGCGCCAGCCTGGAATCCCGGGAAGAAGCGGGCACGCCCAATGTCGTCGGAGACATCCGCGCCGCGCTGGTCCTGCTGGTGAAGGAGGCCTTGGGCGCCGACTTCATGCAGCAGCGCAATGCGCACTTCGTGCAGCGGGCGCTTGCCGCATGGCAAGGTTCGGAACAACTGGAACTGCTGGGATCGCTCACGGCGAACCGCTTGCCGATCTTCTCGTTCCGGGTGCGCAATGGCAAGGGCGGTTTCGTCCACCAGCAATTGGTGACCCGCATGCTGAGCGACCGCTACGGCATTCAGGCGCGGGGCGGCTGCGCCTGCGCCGGGCCCTATGTCCATCGCCTGCTGGAGATCGACGAGGGCAGGTCGCTGCAGATGCGTCAGGCCATTCTTGACGGCCGCGAGATCGAAAAGCCTGGCTTCATCAGGTTGAACTTCAGTGCTCTGCTGTCGGACGACAAGGCGGATTTCATTCTGGAATCGGTTCTTGCGCTGGCCGCGGACGCCACCGGATTCGAGCACCTCTACGGCTTCGATCCCAGCCGCGCCATTTTCTATCCGCATATCGCGGACATGAAAGCCGCGTGA
- a CDS encoding Lrp/AsnC family transcriptional regulator has protein sequence MEKIDKLDLSIISCLQKDGALSQRELADRVGLSQNACWRRLQRLNACGIIRGTRAEVSLVALGLDLTVFVMIRTSHHAKAWADGFRQHVERLPEVTEFYRIGGDWDYLIKVVCRGMAGYDRFYQKLITDFELSTVTGFFSMEAIIENRPPDLRLLED, from the coding sequence ATGGAAAAAATAGACAAACTTGATCTAAGCATAATCTCTTGCCTGCAAAAAGACGGCGCGCTGTCCCAGCGCGAGCTGGCGGATCGCGTCGGCCTGTCGCAGAACGCGTGCTGGCGCAGACTGCAGCGCTTGAATGCCTGCGGGATCATCCGCGGCACGCGGGCCGAGGTCAGCCTGGTCGCGCTGGGGCTGGATCTGACGGTGTTTGTGATGATCCGCACGAGCCACCACGCGAAGGCCTGGGCCGACGGATTTCGCCAGCATGTCGAACGCCTGCCCGAAGTGACGGAGTTCTATCGCATCGGCGGAGACTGGGATTACCTGATCAAGGTGGTCTGCCGCGGCATGGCAGGCTACGACCGCTTCTACCAAAAGCTGATCACCGATTTTGAGCTGTCGACGGTGACCGGTTTCTTCAGCATGGAAGCGATCATAGAAAACCGGCCGCCGGATCTTCGCCTGCTGGAAGACTGA
- a CDS encoding winged helix DNA-binding protein, with protein MPVSVRDAIVSSSHLASSAPELSEVEFGLIIASHAFNRWMVRCMACAGLPELTSLDILVLNHVFHRGRGKKLADICFTLNVEDTHLVNYSLKKLERLGVVQSAKTGKEVVYTATDAGAAAIQRYAEVREQCLVKPFIDSPAADDASHQLANTLRALSGLYDQAARAATSL; from the coding sequence ATGCCTGTTTCCGTCCGGGATGCCATCGTCTCCTCTTCCCACCTCGCCTCGTCCGCCCCGGAGCTGTCCGAGGTTGAATTCGGCCTGATCATCGCGTCGCACGCCTTCAACCGCTGGATGGTGCGGTGCATGGCCTGTGCGGGCCTGCCCGAGCTGACGTCGCTGGACATCCTGGTGCTCAACCACGTGTTCCATCGCGGCCGCGGCAAGAAGCTGGCGGACATCTGCTTCACGCTGAATGTCGAAGACACCCATCTGGTGAACTATTCGTTGAAGAAGCTGGAACGCCTGGGCGTGGTCCAAAGCGCCAAGACCGGCAAGGAAGTGGTCTACACCGCGACCGACGCCGGCGCGGCCGCGATCCAGCGCTACGCTGAAGTCCGCGAGCAATGCCTCGTCAAGCCGTTCATCGACTCCCCCGCCGCGGACGACGCCAGCCATCAGCTGGCCAATACCCTGCGCGCGCTCTCGGGTCTGTACGACCAGGCCGCGCGCGCCGCCACCTCGCTGTGA
- a CDS encoding M23 family metallopeptidase gives MTLFIFSDRTLTRSGVKAISRRFCLGILLGLPLLSLALGVSIGRTWHRLASAAGSEHPTDIHEANAQDNRVLAGHIGELSGRLIQLELEAESLASRIEVTKQYQERMRVSIKSQNDRTSKTESVAASGGPMLQPLSRAGDTPNPDMTLQDLKNEATRVSALLRRLDSLAVSVDQRHMSFPGRAPITDYLITSNFGTRSDPFFKRPAFHSGVDYSAPTGTFIFASAGGRIIHAGYRNDYGNTIEIDHGTGLVTRYAHASELLVSQGMTVLPGQKIARVGSSGRSTGAHLHFEILEQGRFIDPMFYLNRF, from the coding sequence GTGACTCTTTTCATATTCTCGGACCGAACCTTGACGAGGTCGGGCGTCAAAGCCATCAGCCGTCGTTTTTGCCTGGGTATTCTGCTTGGCCTCCCGCTGCTGTCGCTGGCCTTGGGCGTGAGCATTGGACGAACATGGCACCGGCTGGCGTCCGCCGCCGGGAGCGAACACCCGACGGACATCCACGAGGCCAACGCACAGGACAATCGCGTATTGGCGGGCCACATAGGGGAGTTGTCCGGACGCCTCATTCAGTTGGAACTCGAGGCCGAGAGTCTGGCGTCGCGCATCGAGGTAACGAAGCAGTATCAAGAGAGAATGCGCGTGAGCATCAAGTCCCAGAACGATCGGACGTCGAAGACGGAGTCCGTGGCGGCTTCCGGCGGTCCGATGTTGCAGCCGCTGTCTCGCGCCGGGGACACGCCTAACCCTGATATGACGTTGCAAGATTTGAAGAATGAGGCCACCCGCGTGTCAGCCCTGTTGCGCAGGCTTGATTCCCTTGCGGTATCGGTGGACCAGCGGCACATGTCTTTCCCAGGCCGGGCGCCGATTACGGACTATCTCATCACCTCGAATTTCGGCACCCGTTCAGATCCCTTCTTCAAACGACCCGCGTTCCACAGCGGCGTGGATTACTCGGCGCCGACGGGCACTTTCATCTTTGCCAGCGCCGGAGGCAGGATCATCCACGCGGGGTATCGCAATGACTATGGCAACACGATAGAAATCGATCACGGCACAGGTTTGGTGACCCGGTACGCGCATGCCTCCGAGTTGCTGGTCTCGCAGGGCATGACGGTTCTGCCGGGGCAGAAAATTGCACGGGTGGGCAGTTCTGGCCGTTCCACCGGGGCGCATCTGCACTTTGAAATCCTCGAACAGGGGCGTTTCATTGATCCCATGTTCTATCTCAACCGCTTCTGA
- a CDS encoding ABC-F family ATP-binding cassette domain-containing protein, translating to MAQSSRAPAQAHPLPLPRAAAPFLSLHHVSHALPDGRVLLDSVSHDFAAARHGLIGRNGAGKSLLLRLALGELPAQSGRIVRHGRIAYVPQTQPATPGATLADVAGIAPILLSLSRIEAGSTRQADFDLADGHWRILDEWAGMLADAGLPAWAPHHPASAASGGELTRVALAGALIRDADGLLLDEPSNHLDARARGWLMEKISAWRRGLIVVSHDRTLLDAMSRIVRLERGALTDHAGNYSAYRAQRDMQTAAADAALAHARSERAAGLRALRQQHDAQQQRSARNARQARDTNQAPILLGMKKANAESHAGRERLRRQQAGAALDDAVKQAAERVAPASGVALAMPQTAVPQGRRVLHLEAAAPPYPTDAHALSLTLSGPFRLAIRGPNGCGKSTLLSMLAGGLSPSRGTCDVRVSTAALDQRASALPEEQSLLQTLDASGAALPEGELRSRLALLGLGPALVNAPAATLSGGERIKAALAFALWRREPAQLLLLDEPTNHLDIESAEALEEALAGYPGAMVVVSHDEAFLEAIAITHELTWRAQGWRLTAAAPNPLQHAFKRDH from the coding sequence ATGGCCCAGTCTTCCCGCGCGCCCGCACAGGCGCACCCTTTGCCACTGCCGCGAGCGGCGGCCCCCTTCCTCAGCCTGCATCACGTCAGCCATGCGCTGCCCGACGGCCGCGTCCTGCTCGACAGTGTCAGCCACGACTTCGCCGCCGCGCGTCATGGCCTGATCGGCCGCAACGGCGCGGGCAAATCCCTGTTGTTGCGCCTGGCGCTGGGTGAACTGCCGGCGCAATCGGGCCGCATCGTGCGCCACGGGCGCATCGCCTATGTCCCCCAGACGCAGCCCGCCACGCCCGGCGCCACGCTGGCCGACGTCGCCGGCATTGCGCCTATCCTCCTCTCCCTGTCCCGCATCGAGGCCGGAAGCACCCGGCAGGCGGACTTCGACCTGGCCGACGGCCATTGGCGCATCCTCGACGAATGGGCCGGCATGCTGGCCGACGCGGGCCTGCCGGCCTGGGCTCCGCACCATCCCGCCAGCGCGGCCAGCGGCGGCGAACTGACCCGCGTCGCGCTCGCCGGCGCCCTGATCCGCGACGCGGACGGCCTGCTGCTGGACGAGCCCAGCAACCACCTGGACGCGCGCGCCCGCGGCTGGCTCATGGAGAAAATCAGCGCGTGGCGCCGCGGCCTGATCGTCGTCAGCCACGACAGAACGCTGCTGGACGCCATGTCCCGCATCGTCCGGCTTGAACGCGGCGCACTCACCGACCACGCCGGCAACTACAGCGCCTACCGAGCGCAGCGCGACATGCAGACCGCGGCGGCCGACGCCGCATTGGCGCACGCGCGCAGCGAGCGCGCCGCCGGACTGCGCGCCCTGCGCCAGCAGCACGACGCCCAACAGCAACGCAGCGCCCGCAACGCCCGGCAGGCGCGCGACACCAACCAGGCTCCCATCCTGCTGGGCATGAAAAAAGCCAACGCCGAAAGCCATGCAGGCCGCGAACGCCTGCGCCGCCAGCAAGCCGGCGCCGCACTGGACGACGCAGTGAAGCAGGCCGCGGAGCGCGTGGCTCCGGCTTCTGGCGTTGCGCTGGCCATGCCGCAGACGGCCGTGCCGCAGGGACGCCGCGTCTTGCATCTGGAAGCTGCGGCGCCGCCCTACCCGACGGATGCGCACGCCCTGTCGCTGACGCTATCCGGTCCGTTCCGGCTGGCCATCCGCGGGCCGAATGGATGCGGAAAAAGCACGCTGCTGTCGATGCTGGCCGGCGGCTTGAGCCCCAGCCGCGGAACCTGCGACGTGCGCGTATCCACCGCGGCACTGGATCAGCGGGCGTCGGCCTTGCCGGAAGAGCAGTCCCTGTTGCAGACGCTGGATGCGTCAGGGGCCGCATTGCCCGAGGGCGAACTGCGCAGCCGCCTGGCCCTGCTGGGCCTGGGCCCCGCCCTGGTCAACGCGCCTGCCGCCACACTGAGCGGCGGGGAACGCATCAAGGCCGCGTTGGCCTTCGCGCTATGGCGCAGGGAGCCGGCGCAATTGCTGCTGCTGGATGAGCCGACGAATCACCTGGATATCGAATCGGCGGAAGCCTTGGAGGAGGCGCTGGCGGGTTATCCGGGTGCGATGGTGGTGGTCTCGCACGATGAGGCATTTTTGGAGGCGATCGCAATCACGCATGAGCTGACGTGGCGTGCGCAGGGATGGCGGTTGACAGCGGCGGCCCCTAACCCGCTCCAACACGCATTCAAACGCGATCATTAA
- a CDS encoding ABC transporter permease: protein MTGFLIKRVLQAVFVIVAVTLLVSYAVRLTGDPALMLSQGSGSVTEQDLANIRQALGLNRPFHEQYLSYMQGLLHGDFGRSFMGGTSVAKLIGDALPATLMLAFTSLIVSILISLPLGIQAAIKRGKTTDQAIRILSLVGLSFPNFWLALMLVLLLSITFPLLPPSGWSGPASLVLPSLTMAIILSATNIRLVRTTMLETLSAQYIMVARSKGLKERVVLYKHALRNCAIPLITYLGLQFGGLIGGIVVIEMVFNWPGLGTLAFDAISGRDYPVLQGTVTVLATVIVLVNLIVDIAYGIVDPRIRTR from the coding sequence ATGACCGGATTTCTCATCAAACGCGTGTTGCAGGCCGTCTTCGTGATTGTCGCCGTGACGCTGCTTGTCTCTTATGCCGTGCGCCTGACCGGCGACCCCGCGCTGATGCTCAGCCAGGGCTCGGGCAGCGTCACCGAACAAGACCTGGCCAACATCCGCCAGGCGCTCGGGCTGAACCGCCCGTTCCACGAACAATACCTGTCCTATATGCAGGGCCTCTTGCACGGCGATTTCGGCCGCAGCTTCATGGGCGGCACCTCGGTCGCCAAGCTGATCGGCGACGCCCTGCCCGCCACGCTGATGCTGGCCTTCACGTCGCTGATCGTCTCCATCCTGATTTCCCTGCCGCTGGGCATCCAGGCCGCGATCAAACGCGGCAAGACCACGGACCAGGCCATCCGCATCCTGTCGCTGGTGGGCCTGTCGTTTCCCAACTTCTGGCTGGCGCTGATGCTGGTGCTGCTGCTGTCGATCACCTTCCCGCTGCTGCCGCCGTCCGGCTGGAGCGGCCCGGCCAGCCTGGTGCTGCCGTCGCTCACGATGGCCATCATCCTCAGCGCCACCAACATCCGGCTGGTGCGCACGACGATGCTGGAGACGCTGTCCGCGCAGTACATCATGGTGGCGCGCAGCAAGGGCCTGAAGGAACGCGTGGTGCTGTACAAGCACGCGCTGCGCAACTGCGCCATTCCGCTCATCACCTACCTGGGCCTGCAATTCGGCGGCCTGATCGGCGGCATCGTGGTGATCGAAATGGTCTTCAACTGGCCCGGGCTGGGCACGCTGGCGTTCGACGCCATCTCGGGCCGCGACTACCCGGTGCTGCAGGGCACGGTCACCGTGCTGGCCACCGTCATCGTCCTGGTCAACCTGATCGTCGACATCGCCTACGGCATCGTCGACCCCCGTATCCGCACGCGCTAA